The Montipora capricornis isolate CH-2021 chromosome 3, ASM3666992v2, whole genome shotgun sequence genome window below encodes:
- the LOC138041139 gene encoding uncharacterized protein gives MTLESMEDLYKSIEAKLQLLTFTNGQTSDAVKKENFASVERLKTTLAKKVDEVHDLKVRVQELRFEEGDDGEEILKWGTDLEEKLSVFEKAIDNLGSKIKTFRSAALENEKKREEDEAAVIREKKFQEEMRFEKEKLEQKLKYEAKIEENRKCQIKEQSINAKLPKLQITRFNGTHTDWLRFWNQFKAEIDSADVPQITKFSYLKELLEPRVRTTVDGLPFTTEGYERAKSILNTNYGKVSEIVNAYVNNVMSLPAIHGTNPNKIMEFYQKLSPNLQALETMGKLKEINGYVRMTLDKLEGIKGDLVRTDDNWQEWDFPKLLEALRKWTERNPPKLEDKYQQEKPTLPKPPRSRTYQASQQDPRRKPCVYCDNSSHQSINCDKVTTIQERRRLLNVKQLCFNCTGANHKASECRSTSTCRICKRRHHSSFCEKTSQHQEHMLVATGRGAVTYPVVVVNVGGIHCRALLDTGAGSSYASAALLDRLRKQPVRKELKRIEMMMQATTREIEIHEVVVKSLSGAFQLRTEVTKVNRGVLLSLGNPGYKDMIGRYHHLKGVEMDDIDTKRDLPVHLILGASEYAQVKTETTPRIGKPGEPIAEWTRLGWTILSPGSEPNLTSMFLTQTSAVDYENLCRLDVLGLQDHCQEFKEKLLRDPEGWYETGLLWKGNHPPLPNNKPGSLKRLENVVKKLEKQPGMLEKYDEIIRDQLAQGIVERVEGEPEGKEFYIPHKPVVRETAESTKIRIVYDASARAYHQAPSLNDCLETGPPLQNKLWSVLTRNRFHPVALAGDLRQAFLQVRIREEDRDAMRFHWLRDLESKEVETLRFTRALFGMSTSPFLLGGVIEQHLNNLQHKYPDTVEEIRRSLYVDDLISGDKTIARTQHLKEMSQTIFREAKFELHKWQSNVPIPERPEYREEGPEEQQSSQGCEAQTYAKDQLGVKGGETKLLGVRWNKATDKIQISFPEAIENVTKREVLGKLAKIYDPLGLASPITLEGKMLYRQACELRIPWDQELPRKQTASWKTWEGNLPEIIEAPRSIVQYQEEITSIDLHAFGDASSQGLSAAVYAVSHQPSGISQGLVAAKSRLAKKGLTIPRLELVAGHMATNLVHNVKQALQGFPVTSVHCWIDSSVALHWIKGGGEYKQFVSNRVRKIQDKEYIHWRHVGSKENPADLGSRGGRAGECADLQFQGPSWLPYPENWPSDIVTSPSKETQAEAKVIKEVLAVAIADDKELDQLLQKWDLWRAVRICSWITRFIQNCKLKHQQKISGPLNTAETNRRIEFWVRDSQVRCLNTASFKEDQLRLNLQKNEDGLYECRGRIQGDYPIYLPESALLTKKLVMHVHPNLARGSRHDDGEGSREVLGATVTTFDKASD, from the coding sequence ATGACACTGGAAAGCATGGAAGACCTTTACAAATCAATAGAGGCGAAACTACAACTTCTCACCTTTACGAATGGACAGACAAGCGACGCGGTGAAAAAGGAAAACTTCGCATCAGTAGAGAGATTGAAAACAACTCTAGCCAAGAAAGTGGACGAAGTTCATGACCTCAAGGTAAGAGTACAAGAATTGAGGTTCGAAGAGGGGGATGACGGAGAAGAAATCTTAAAATGGGGCACAGACCTTGAAGAAAAATTAAGCGTGTTTGAAAAGGCCATTGACAACCTCGGGTCAAAAATTAAGACGTTCAGGAGCGCGGCGctcgaaaacgaaaagaaaagggAGGAAGATGAAGCAGCTGTAATTagagaaaagaaatttcaagaaGAGATGcgttttgaaaaggaaaaattagagcAGAAACTTAAATACGAGGCGAAAATCGAAGAAAACCGAAAATGCCAGATTAAAGAACAATCAATCAACGCGAAGCTGCccaaattacaaattacaagGTTCAATGGCACGCATACAGATTGGCTGAGGTTTTGGAACCAGTTCAAAGCAGAAATTGACTCGGCCGATGTGCcccaaatcaccaaattttcttatctgaaggagctgctggagCCACGGGTTAGAACAACAGTTGACGGCCTACCCTTTACCACAGAAGGCTACGAGAGGGCGAAAAGCATATTGAACACTAATTATGGAAAGGTTAGCGAAATAGTTAACGCTTATGTAAACAATGTAATGTCTTTGCCCGCTATCCATGGAACGAACCCCAACAAAATCATGGAATTTTACCAGAAGTTGTCCCCAAATCTTCAAGCATTGGAGACTATGGGTAAATTAAAGGAAATCAATGGTTACGTTCGAATGACGCTCGACAAGTTGGAGGGTATAAAAGGTGACCTGGTGCGCACAGATGACAACTGGCAGGAATGGGATTTTCCGAAACTACTTGAAGCCTTGCGCAAGTGGACAGAAAGAAACCCTCCGAAATTGGAAGATAAATATCAGCAAGAAAAACCAACGCTGCCTAAGCCACCTCGATCAAGGACGTACCAGGCCAGCCAACAAGACCCCAGAAGAAAGCCATGCGTTTACTGCGATAATTCATCTCACCAGTCCATCAACTGCGATAAAGTCACCACGATACAAGAACGAAGGAGACTGTTAAAcgtaaaacaactttgtttcaATTGTACTGGTGCAAATCATAAGGCCTCAGAATGTCGCAGCACTTCCACCTGCAGAATTTGCAAACGGCGTCATCATTCATCTTTCTGTGAGAAAACATCTCAACATCAAGAACATATGTTAGTGGCAACCGGAAGAGGCGCGGTTACCTATCCAGTCGTTGTAGTTAACGTGGGAGGGATACATTGTCGTGCCCTACTTGATACCGGTGCTGGGAGCTCATATGCTTCTGCCGCATTACTCGACCGACTAAGGAAACAACCAGTGCGAAAAGAGCTGAAACGAATTGAAATGATGATGCAGGCAACAACAAGAGAGATTGAAATCCATGAAGTCGTCGTTAAGAGCTTATCAGGTGCATTTCAGCTTCGGACCGAGGTAACCAAAGTAAATCGTGGTGTCCTGCTCAGCTTAGGCAACCCGGGATACAAGGACATGATTGGACGATACCATCATCTGAAAGGGGTAGAAATGGACGACATCGATACGAAAAGGGATTTACCAGTTCACCTTATCCTTGGTGCCAGCGAGTACGCTCAAGTCAAAACAGAGACCACACCCAGAATCGGCAAACCCGGAGAACCCATCGCAGAATGGACGCGCCTGGGGTGGACTATCTTGTCACCCGGAAGTGAACCAAATCTCACCAGCATGTTCCTAACACAAACTTCCGCTGTTGACTACGAGAACCTCTGCAGACTTGACGTGCTCGGATTACAAGACCATTGTCAAGAGTTCAAGGAGAAACTCCTAAGGGACCCAGAAGGATGGTACGAGACTGGCTTACTCTGGAAGGGCAACCATCCACCTCTTCCCAACAATAAGCCAGGAAGTCTGAAACGCCTGGAGAACGTCGTAAAGAAGCTGGAGAAGCAACCAGGGATGTTGGAAAAGTACGATGAAATCATCCGAGATCAACTAGCCCAAGGAATAGTCGAGCGTGTCGAAGGCGAACCAGAAGGCAAAGAATTCTATATCCCACACAAACCAGTGGTGCGAGAGACGGCGGAGAGCACAAAAATCCGCATTGTTTATGATGCTTCTGCGCGAGCCTACCACCAGGCCCCATCCCTCAACGATTGCCTTGAGACTGGGCCACCATTGCAGAACAAGCTCTGGAGTGTGCTGACAAGGAACCGCTTCCACCCAGTGGCATTAGCTGGAGACCTAAGGCAAGCCTTCTTGCAAGTGCGAATAAGAGAGGAAGACCGAGACGCAATGCGGTTTCATTGGTTGAGAGATTTGGAGAGCAAGGAAGTCGAAACCCTGCGTTTCACACGGGCGCTGTTCGGGATGTCAACGTCGCCATTTCTGTTGGGCGGAGTAATCGAACAGCATCTTAACAACCTCCAACACAAGTATCCAGACACAGTAGAGGAAATAAGAAGAAGCCTTTACGTCGATGACCTAATCAGCGGCGATAAAACGATCGCGCGTACACAGCATTTAAAGGAAATGTCCCAGACCATCTTCAGAGAGGCAAAATTCGAGCTACATAAATGGCAGTCTAATGTCCCTATCCCGGAGCGGCCAGAATATCGAGAGGAAGGACCAGAAGAACAGCAGAGTTCTCAAGGATGCGAAGCCCAAACCTACGCCAAAGACCAGTTGGGTGTAAAAGGAGGAGAAACGAAATTGCTCGGTGTGCGCTGGAACAAGGCCACGGACAAAATCCAAATCAGCTTTCCGGAAGCGATCGAGAATGTCACCAAGAGAGAAGTCCTGGGGAAGTTAGCAAAGATATATGATCCCTTAGGGTTAGCATCGCCCATCACTCTGGAGGGAAAGATGCTCTACCGACAAGCGTGTGAGCTGCGAATTCCATGGGACCAAGAACTACCAAGGAAACAGACGGCCAGCTGGAAGACGTGGGAGGGAAATCTTCCCGAAATAATTGAAGCACCAAGAAGCATCGTTCAGTACCAGGAAGAAATAACCAGCATTGACCTCCACGCTTTCGGCGACGCAAGCAGCCAAGGTTTATCAGCAGCAGTATACGCTGTGTCTCATCAACCCTCAGGTATATCACAGGGACTCGTAGCCGCCAAGTCCAGGCTTGCAAAGAAGGGATTAACCATACCGAGGCTTGAACTGGTAGCCGGCCATATGGCTACTAATCTGGTGCACAACGTGAAACAAGCCCTACAAGGATTTCCCGTAACAAGTGTCCATTGCTGGATAGATAGCAGTGTTGCTCTCCACTGGATCAAGGGTGGTGGGGAGTACAAGCAATTCGTGAGTAATCGCGTCCGAAAAATCCAAGACAAGGAGTACATTCATTGGCGCCACGTGGGTTCAAAGGAAAACCCAGCCGATCTGGGCAGTCGAGGAGGAAGAGCAGGAGAATGTGCGGATCTGCAGTTTCAAGGACCGTCCTGGTTACCATACCCAGAGAATTGGCCGTCAGACATCGTTACTAGCCCAAGTAAAGAAACTCAAGCTGAGGCAAAAGTGATCAAGGAAGTTCTCGCCGTGGCAATAGCAGACGACAAAGAACTTGACCAGTTATTACAGAAGTGGGATCTTTGGAGGGCGGTTCGAATTTGTTCATGGATAACACGGTTTATCCAAAACTGCAAGTTGAAACATCAACAGAAGATCAGCGGTCCTCTCAACACTGCGGAGACAAACCGTCGGATAGAGTTCTGGGTGCGAGATAGTCAAGTCAGATGCCTGAATACAGCCAGTTTCAAAGAAGATCAGCTACGATTAAACCTTCAGAAGAACGAAGAC